A stretch of DNA from Candidatus Aramenus sp. CH1:
CACTGAGGTACTACCTCCTAGTCCTCCTGCCGATAATGGGGCTGTCCCCAGTGACCTTCCCAGATAACACTCCCTTTATTTACGATGTAACTTGGGCCTCTACAAGCCTAATGATCGTAGCTACCATACTGATCTACGAGACGCTTTACAGGGACAGGCTCAAGGCTACGCAGGACACTATGACCTCATTGGAGCTAATGGTGATCTTCACCCTCATGATGGGAGGGGAGTTCCTCTATTTCCTTGTTGACAGCTGGTACTTGTTTGACTTGGCCTCAATCTTGGGGATGACGTGGGCTATCTACAGGGCGATAGAGGGGCCAAGCAAAATAAGGGGAAACTACTTGAGGGACACGTGGTGGACTTTCGCCTTCATAAGCCTCACGTTCGTCATGGAGTGGTTTATGGGAGGGGTACTAGACTTCGTGACAGGGGTAATTCAGCCTGGGATCTCCGGCTTCCTTTCCTCCTTGAGCTTGGGCTTCGTCAGCCCTTCAGCATACTTTGGGCTTGGGGCACTATTCGACTTCGTGTCCGCATTTTCAACGGTAACTGCATCGCTGTGGTTCCTCGTGATGATGGGAACGGAAATGGGCGCTTTGGCTTTAATGAGACTACTTCAGCTTAAGAACAAGGAGAACAAGGTTAGGTTCGCATTGATGATCTCCGCTTACGCCATTTACACAATTTACCTCCCGTCGTTCTCTCCTTGGGCCTCTAAGTTACCCTACATACCCTACATGTGGTCCATGGGCTTGGGCACAATGGGGCCAGTATCGCCCTCATATCTTCTCACGGGGATAATAGGTACGTACGTGGTAACAGCTGTGCTCTCCTTCCTCTTTGGGAGCAGACAAATATGTTCAGTGACGTGTACCGCGCCCCTGATGTATCAGGGCACGTTCTACGACTCTCTGAAGACCTATAACAGGAAGTCTGGGTTAGGGAGAAAGACTCTAACGAGCAGGCTTAGGCCATGGTATAAGGCAATTGTGGTCGGAGTGTGGACTGTCCTGCTGACCTCGGCTGTTCTCTCGTACCTAAGCCAAGTGGGGGTTATTAACGTGACGATATTTGGAGTAGACGCCACTGTGTTCCTCTACTCCTTCTTCTTTAACGTGATATGGTACGTGGTATTCATATCCATACCATTCATGGGCACCTACGCTTGCGCAACTCAGGGGTGGTGCTCTTGGGGAACCTTTAACCAGTTCTTTGGAAGCATAGGTTTCTTTAAGCTCAAGGTAAGGGACCCAGGCGTTTGTTTGAAGTGCGAGACAAAGGATTGCGCAAACGCTTGTCCTGTCGGGCTCACCGACATGGCAGGGAGCTTCATAAGGAAGGGGGAGTTCAAGTCCATGAGGTGCTTGGGCGTTGGAGACTGCGTTGAGGCTTGTCCCCACGACAACGTGTTCTTCTACGACGTGAGGCACAAGCTAAGGGATATTTTCCATAAAAGGGGATAACTGGGAAAGTTTTTTAAAATACAGTTTAATAAAATAGATATAAATAACTAATAGTTTTTCTAACTTTTATAACTCTTATAAAAGAAACGTATAAATGGGATAAAGAAGAAAAACCGCCTATGTCCAAGTATAGTGTACCTAGGACTAACCCAATTCTAACATTATTGAACGCCGTATTCCAGTTAGACAAGGACTGGATATCCAGAATAACGATGGGCATGATCGTGCTGAGCCTCGTATGGGGCATATTGGGCATAATAGACGCCCTAATGGCGAGGATACAGGAGGCCACGTGGGCCACTTCCCAATCGCTTATCCTCACGTCACAGGAGTACTACGGCGGAATTACACTCCACGGCGTAAGGGACCTATTCGGTTTCGCAGTACAGCTGGAAATAGCGGTGTTCATATTCCTGTCCTACAAACTCCTCAACTTCCAGCCCAGGGCAAAGTGGTTGCTCAACATAGGGTTCATACTTTTCAACATCTCCTTCATGCTAATCGAGGGCCCAATAGTGGCCTACCCAGTGTTTAACGACAACTACTTTGGTGCAAGCGGTTGGTATTACTTAAGCCCAATAGGTCTACCTAACTACTCGCAGTACGTCCTCAGTCCCCTGTGGTACATAGGGTACGAACTAATGGACATAGGCACCTACATCTTCGTCATCTGGTTAATTTACCACTACTACTTGGCCACCAAGACAAGGAAGGAGAAGTTGCCCATATTCGCAGTTTTCGCGTTAATGACCGCCCTCATGATCGCCATCGGGTGGAGCGGTGAAACTGCAGCTAACACTTGGGACATACTGGCCTACTTCGGGATAACCGGAGTGAACGCGATAGCGAACCAGATTGCGTTCTGGATACTTGGACACTCCATAGTTTACATTGTATGGATGCCAGCAGTAGCCTCTATGTATTACTTAATACCCCTGCTGGCGAACAAGCCCCTATACAGCGACAGAATGGCTAGGATAGCCGCGCTCCTCTACTTGATTTTCTCCAACAACGTACCAATCCACCACT
This window harbors:
- a CDS encoding 4Fe-4S binding protein; the protein is MEMNAVFLAVALLMALFSTYLIYAVKRRTRGVGFLLVLYLSGSMVIMFFTLAFFFSTQSKVIEAVAFLANSLYMILGLFVILTLAQRKVEVRNSYTVALFTSMMAVSEALMGETFYAIDTKTLGNPLLGVENLYYLLTMLIEMGFAVLLSFRNMTTPLRYYLLVLLPIMGLSPVTFPDNTPFIYDVTWASTSLMIVATILIYETLYRDRLKATQDTMTSLELMVIFTLMMGGEFLYFLVDSWYLFDLASILGMTWAIYRAIEGPSKIRGNYLRDTWWTFAFISLTFVMEWFMGGVLDFVTGVIQPGISGFLSSLSLGFVSPSAYFGLGALFDFVSAFSTVTASLWFLVMMGTEMGALALMRLLQLKNKENKVRFALMISAYAIYTIYLPSFSPWASKLPYIPYMWSMGLGTMGPVSPSYLLTGIIGTYVVTAVLSFLFGSRQICSVTCTAPLMYQGTFYDSLKTYNRKSGLGRKTLTSRLRPWYKAIVVGVWTVLLTSAVLSYLSQVGVINVTIFGVDATVFLYSFFFNVIWYVVFISIPFMGTYACATQGWCSWGTFNQFFGSIGFFKLKVRDPGVCLKCETKDCANACPVGLTDMAGSFIRKGEFKSMRCLGVGDCVEACPHDNVFFYDVRHKLRDIFHKRG
- a CDS encoding cbb3-type cytochrome c oxidase subunit I, with amino-acid sequence MSKYSVPRTNPILTLLNAVFQLDKDWISRITMGMIVLSLVWGILGIIDALMARIQEATWATSQSLILTSQEYYGGITLHGVRDLFGFAVQLEIAVFIFLSYKLLNFQPRAKWLLNIGFILFNISFMLIEGPIVAYPVFNDNYFGASGWYYLSPIGLPNYSQYVLSPLWYIGYELMDIGTYIFVIWLIYHYYLATKTRKEKLPIFAVFALMTALMIAIGWSGETAANTWDILAYFGITGVNAIANQIAFWILGHSIVYIVWMPAVASMYYLIPLLANKPLYSDRMARIAALLYLIFSNNVPIHH